A section of the Vitis riparia cultivar Riparia Gloire de Montpellier isolate 1030 unplaced genomic scaffold, EGFV_Vit.rip_1.0 scaffold712_pilon_pilon, whole genome shotgun sequence genome encodes:
- the LOC117910319 gene encoding disease resistance protein RUN1-like isoform X2: MTSTNTQIISYSPSSSSKPTHQFTYEVFLSFRGEDTRHGFTDHLYEALISSGIRTFRDDEELERGGVIASDLLKAIEESKIFVIIFSENYAASRWCLDELVKISECGATEGRLILPIFYHVDPSHVRKQSGSYEKAFVDHEKEADEEKREKIQKWRSALAKVGNLAGYDLQKYHL; this comes from the exons ATGACTTCCACAAACACCCAGATCATCTCttattctccttcttcttcttctaaacCAACCCATCAATTCACTTATGAAGTCTTCTTGAGTTTCAGAGGAGAAGACACCCGCCATGGTTTCACAGATCATCTTTATGAGGCTTTGATTTCCAGTGGAATTCGCACCTTTAGAGATGATGAAGAACTGGAGAGAGGAGGAGTAATTGCATCTGACCTGCTGAAAGCTATTGAAGAATCAAAGATTTTTGTGATCATTTTTTCGGAAAACTATGCTGCCTCTAGGTGGTGTCTAGATGAACTCGTGAAGATCAGTGAGTGTGGGGCAACCGAGGGGCGACTGATTCTGCCAATTTTCTATCATGTGGATCCATCCCATGTGCGGAAGCAAAGCGGGAGTTATGAAAAGGCATTTGTTGATCACGAAAAGGAAGCAGATGAggagaaaagggagaagattCAAAAGTGGAGAAGTGCCTTGGCAAAAGTTGGCAATCTTGCTGGATATGATCTACAAAAATATCA TTTGTAA
- the LOC117910319 gene encoding disease resistance protein RUN1-like isoform X1, translating to MTSTNTQIISYSPSSSSKPTHQFTYEVFLSFRGEDTRHGFTDHLYEALISSGIRTFRDDEELERGGVIASDLLKAIEESKIFVIIFSENYAASRWCLDELVKISECGATEGRLILPIFYHVDPSHVRKQSGSYEKAFVDHEKEADEEKREKIQKWRSALAKVGNLAGYDLQKYQERKQLKRYF from the exons ATGACTTCCACAAACACCCAGATCATCTCttattctccttcttcttcttctaaacCAACCCATCAATTCACTTATGAAGTCTTCTTGAGTTTCAGAGGAGAAGACACCCGCCATGGTTTCACAGATCATCTTTATGAGGCTTTGATTTCCAGTGGAATTCGCACCTTTAGAGATGATGAAGAACTGGAGAGAGGAGGAGTAATTGCATCTGACCTGCTGAAAGCTATTGAAGAATCAAAGATTTTTGTGATCATTTTTTCGGAAAACTATGCTGCCTCTAGGTGGTGTCTAGATGAACTCGTGAAGATCAGTGAGTGTGGGGCAACCGAGGGGCGACTGATTCTGCCAATTTTCTATCATGTGGATCCATCCCATGTGCGGAAGCAAAGCGGGAGTTATGAAAAGGCATTTGTTGATCACGAAAAGGAAGCAGATGAggagaaaagggagaagattCAAAAGTGGAGAAGTGCCTTGGCAAAAGTTGGCAATCTTGCTGGATATGATCTACAAAAATATCA ggaACGAAAGCAGTTGAAGCGATATTTCTAG